The genome window TCGGCCGGGATCCAGGCGAAGTCCTGCACCGAACCGCTGGACTCGCGCAGCGCCTCACGGGTCCGGGCGTCCCACACGCCCAGCTCCTTCAGGTCGTTCACCAGGTAGGAGTTGACCTGGAGGAACTCCCCGGACAGTGTCTCGCGCTTGAAGAGGTTGGAGACCTGCGGCTCGATGCACTCGTACACGCCGGCGATCGAGGCGATGGTGGCGGTCGGGGCGATGGCCAGCAGCAGCGAGTTGCGCATCCCGGTCGTCGCGATCCGCTCGCGCAGCGCCGCCCAGCGCTCCGGCCACGTGAACTCGACGCCGTAGTGGTCCGGGTGCAGCACACCGCGGGCCGTACGCGTCTTCTCCCAGGCCGGCAGCGGGCCGTTGCGTTCGGCGAGGTCGGTGGAGGCCTCGTAGGCAGCGAGCATGATGCGCTCGGCGATTCGGGTGGACAGCTGCCGCGCCTCCGGGGAGTCGAAGGGCAGCCGCAGCTTGAAGAAGACGTCCTGCAGGCCCATCGCGCCGAGGCCGACCGGGCGCCACTTGGCGTTGGAGCGGCCCGCCTGCCCGGTCGGGTAGAAGTTGATGTCCACGACGCGGTCGAGGAAGGTCACGGCCGTGCGGACCGTCTCGTCCAGCCGCTCCCAGTCGATGTCGCCGGTCGCGGTGTCGACGAAGGCACCGAGGTTGACCGAGCCGAGGTTGCAGACCGCCGTCTCCCCGTCGTCGGTGACCTCCAGGATCTCCGTGCAGAGGTTGGAGGAGTGGATCACGTGGCCGGGCTCGGCCGTCTGGTTGGCGGTGCGGTTGGCGGCGTCCTTGAACGTCATCCAGCCGTTGCCGGTCTGCGCGAGGGTCCGCATCATGCGGCCGTACAGGTCCCGGGCGGGGATCGTCTTCTTGGCGAGGCCTGCCGCCTCGGCCCTGCGGTAGGCGGCGTCGAACTCCTCGCCCCACAGGTCGACCAGCTCGGGCACGTCCGACGGGGAGAACAGCGACCACTGCTCGTCTGCGTCGACCCGGCGCATGAACTCGTCCGGGATCCAGTGCGCGAGGTTGAGGTTGTGGGTGCGGCGGGCGTCCTCGCCGGTGTTGTCCCGCAGTTCCAGGAACTCCTCGATGTCGGAGTGCCAGGTCTCCAGGTAGACGGCGGCGGCACCCTTGCGCCGGCCGCCCTGGTTCACGGCGGCGACCGAGGCGTCGAGGGTCTTCAGGAACGGGACGATGCCGTTGGAGTGCCCGTTGGTGCCGCGGATCAGGGAGCCGCGGGAGCGGATGCGGGAGAAGGCGATGCCGATCCCGCCGGCGTGCTTGGAGAGGCGGGCGACCTGGTGGTAGCGCTCGTAGAGGGAGTCCAGCTCGTCCTTCGGGGAGTCGAGGAGGTAGCAGGACGACATCTGGGGGTGCCGGGTGCCGGAGTTGAAGAGGGTGGGGGAGGAGGGGAGGTAGTCGAGCCGGCTCATGAGCCCGTAGAGCGCGGCGACGTCGTCCACCGCCCGGCCGCCCGCCTGTGGATCGAACGCAGTGTCCTCGGCGAGCCCGCAGGCGACGCGGAGCATGAAGTGCTGGGGCGTCTCGACGACCTTGCGGGTGATCGGATGGCGCAGGAGGTAGCGGCTGTGCAGGGTGCGCAGGCCGAAGTAGCCGAAGCGGTCGTCGGCCCGCTCGTCCACCAGGGCGTCGAGACGGTCGGCGTGCAGGCGTACGAACGTGGCGGTGCGGTCCGCGATGAGTCCTTCCCGGTGGCCGACGGCGATGGACTCGGTGAACGACGTGACGCCCTGGGAGGCGGCCTCGGCGCGGATACCGATGGTCAGCAGGCGGGCGGCCAGCTTCGAGTAGGCGGGGTCCTCGGAGATGAGGCCCGCGGCGGCCTCCGTGGCCAGTTCGCGCAGCTCGGCCTCGTCGGCACGGGCGGACCGGCCGCGCAGCGCGGCGGCGGCGACCCGGCCGGGGTCGGCGTCGGGAAGGTCGGCGGTCAGCTCGGTCAGGGTCCGCAGCAGCGCGGCACCCGGACCGTCGGATTCCAGGCCCGTGGCTGAAGCCGGATCGACTGGCGCGATGGTCACGTGGGGCTCTCCCTCGCTCGGCACGGGGCCTGGCGGAGGGCAGGGGGCAGCTCACGAGCGCACGCGGCGTCGCGTCCACCGGCCCATTCCGCGAGGCCCGGACGTCAGGGCACCCGGACCGGACGGCCGGGCGCACTGTCGGCAGGTCCTCGGACTGACGCTCGTACGACGGCATGCGGGCATACGTGTACGAGTACACCGTTGCGGGACAGTTCCGGATTCGCACCGGATTCCCCTGCGGCGACAGCGAGCATGAGCATACATCTTGTGCCGGGCTGCGGCGCCACCCCCAGATGTTGTGTCGCACCGCCTCAGAGCGTCAACTCGTAGGTGAGGAGAGTGATGTCGTCGAGCTGGGGGAGGGGGTTCCAGTCCCGCTCGGGTGTGCGAACGAAGCCCAGGCGTTCATAGATGCGATGGGCGGTGCGCATCGTGCGCTGGGTCGACAGGACGACCCGTACGCAGCCGTCCGTGGCCCGTGCGCGGTCGACACAGGCCCGGACGAGAGCCTCTCCCGCGCCCCGGCCGCGGGCGGCGTGCGCGACCGCGAGCATCCGTATCTCGGCCTCCCCCGGTCCCGCGATGTCGGCCATGGGGCCGCCGGTCGGTACGAAGGTGACGCCGCCGAGAACGTGCCCGTCCGCCACGGCCGCCAGCACCTCTGCTGCGGCCGCCCGCCCTGCCACGTCCTTCAGTTCGTCGAGGTAGGCGTCGCTCTCGCCGAAGTCGAGGAGGCCGTCCCGGAGGTAGGCCTGCGCGGTGATCTCGCCGAGCGTGTCGTATTCGTCGGGGGTCGCCTGCCGGATGGTGAGGTCCATGGGGCCGAGTGTGCCGGACGGGTACGACAACGGGCCGCCGGATTTTCTCCGACGGCCCGCTGACCCGCGTACGACGTGGACTCAGTGCGAGGTGCCCGCCGTGGCCGGCGGCAGCTCCACCTGCACCCCGGGGTCGCCCGCGTCCGCCGTGTAGTCCTCCGGCTTCGTCTCGTCGATGCCCTCCGGAGCCTTCAGAGCCTTCAGGACGAACGTCAGCACCACCGTCACCACCACGTTCATCACGAACGCCGTCAGGCCGATGTAGCCGATCTCGCCGATGCCGGGGATCTCCTTGGCGGAGCCGCCGAAGTGCGGCTGGGTCGGGGACGCGACACCGTACGCCGCCAGCGTGCCGTAGACCATGCCGACCGCCCAGCCGGCCAGCAGCGCCCAGCGGTGGAACCAGCGGGTGAACAGACCGCCGACCAGGGCCGGGAAGGTCTGCAGGATCCAAATACCGCCCAGCAGCTGGAAGTTGATGGCGACCGTCTTGTCCATGGTCAGGACGAAGACCAGGGCGCCCACCTTCACCAGCAGCGACACGATCTTGGAGACCCTGGTCTCCTCCGCTGCCGTCGCGTTCGGCTTGATGAAGTCCTTGTAGATGTTGCGGGTGAAGAGGTTCGCGGCCGCGATCGACATGATCGCCGCGGGCACCAGTGCGCCGATGCCGATCGCCGCGAAGGCCACTCCGGCGAACCAGTCCGGGAACATGTTCTCGAACAGCTGCGGAATCGCCAGCTGCCCGTTCTGGACCTTCACACCCGCGGCGATCGCCATGAAGCCCAGCAGCGCCAGCAGTCCCAGCATCAGCGAGTACAGCGGCAGGATCGTGGTGTTGCGGCGGATCACCTCACGGCTGCGCGAGGACAGCGTGGCCGTGACCGAGTGCGGGTACATGAACAGCGCCAGCGCCGAGCCCAGCGCCAGTGTGGCGTACGTCCACTGGGTCGCCTCGGCCGGGACCAGGGCGCCGCGCGGCTTGCCCGTCTTCGGGTTGGCCTGCGCGAACGCATGGCCCGCCTTTGCGAAGACGTCGTCGAAGCCGCCCAGCTTGATCGGGATGTAGATGATCGCCACCGCGATGACTATGTAGATCAGCGCGTCCTTCACGAACGCGATCAGGGCGGGCGCCCTGAGGCCCGACGAGTACGTGTACGCGGCCAGCACGCCGAAGGCGATCAGCAGCGGCAGGTCCTTCACGAACCAGTTGGTGTTCTCGCCGCCGCCCACACCCATCACGTCCAGCACGGCCTGGATGCCCACCAGCTGGAGCGCGATGTACGGCATGGTCGCCAGGATGCCGGTGAGCGCCACGGCCAGCGACAGGCCCTTCGAACCGAACCGACCGCGCACGAAGTCCGAGGTCGTGACGTACCCGTGCCGGTGCGAGACCGACCACAGGCGCGGCAGGAAGGTGAAGATGAGCGGGTACACCAGGATGGTGTAGGGCACCGCGAAGAAACCCGAGGCGCCCGCCGCGTAGATCGCCGCCGGCACGGCCACGAACGTGTACGCGGTGTACAGGTCGCCGCCGAGAAGGAACCAGGTGACCCAGGTTCCGAACGAGCGGCCGCCGAGGCCCCACTCGTCGAGGCTGTGCTCGTTGTCGGCCCTGCGCCAGCGCGCCGCCAGGAAGCCCATGACCGTGACGGCCAGGAAGAAGAAGACGAAGACGCCGAGCGCGACGCCGTTCACACCGTCCTTCACTGCGACGCACCCCCCTTCTGGCCGGCGCGGGCGCGCTGGTCACGCTGCCACAGCTTGTACGCGAGCATCGTCAGCGCCGTGGAGATGAGCACCCACAGCATCTGGTACCAGTAGAAGAACGGGATGCCGATGAACGCGGGGTCGGTCTTGGCGTACGAGCCGACCCACAGCATCGCGACGAAGGGTGCTACAAGGCAGAGGGCGATGACGACGCGCACCGGCGTCACCACCGCCGCTTTGGCTGCATCTGGTTGATCGGACATGCGGCTCCGTCCCCTCACTGGTCACCTGTGCACCTGTGTAATGCGCAGGCAATGTAGGTGACCCCGTCATGAAAGCGGAAGCCCTCGTCCGCATATCGGTCGTGACCAGGTCCGGAAAGCGCTGCTTGTTCACTCCGCAGGCCGCTTCAGCCGGGCCACGAACTTGTAGCGGTCCCCTCGGTAGACGGACCGCACCCACTCCACCGGCTTGCCCTCGCGGTCGAGCGAGTGGCGGGAGAGCATCAGCATCGGCAGGCCGACGTCCGTACCGAGCAGACCCGCCTCACGCGGGGTGGCAAGCGAGGTCTCGATGGTCTCCTCGGCCTCCGCGAGATGGACGTCGTAGACCTCCGCGAGCGCCGTGTAGAGGGAGGTGTACTTCACCAGCGAGCGGCGCAGCGCCGGGAAGCGCTTGGCGGACAGGTGGGTCGTCTCGATGGCCATCGGCTCGCCGCTCGCCAGCCGCAGCCGCTCGATGCGCAGCACCCGGCCGCCGGGCGAGATGTCGAGCAGCCCGGCGAGCGTGTCGTCGGCCGTGATGTAGCCGATGTCCAGCAACTGGGAGGTCGGCTCCAGGCCCTGCGCCCGCATGTCCTCCGTGTACGAGGTCAGTTGCAGCGCCTGGGACACCTTCGGCTTGGCGACGAACGTGCCCTTGCCCTGGATGCGTTCGAGCCGTCCCTCGACGACCAGCTCCTGCAACGCCTGGCGCACCGTCGTGCGGGAGGTGTCGAACTCCGCGGCCAGCGTGCGCTCGGGCGGCACCGGCGTGCCCGGCGCCAGCGTCTCCGTCATGTCGAGCAGATGCTTCTTCAGACGGTAGTACTTGGGCACGCGCGCGGTGCGGACGGTCGTCCCGCCCTCGCTCTCCGCACTGCTGACGTCGGTGCTCATGCTCTGCCTTCCCGGCTCCGGATGCCGAAGCGACCGACGGTCCGTCGGTCACGGCTCACATCGTGGCACGGCGTCATGGGGAGCAGGGCCCCCACGCTCCGTGATCCCCGTTCCACGGACGGGGATCCCCTCTGTATACCGTCGGCACCCTCGCTGGTCTAGTCCACATCCTGGAACTGGTCCAGTCGCGGCCGCGGGAATCCGGGTGCCCGTTTTCACTGGGTTCCTACTTAAAGATCCTTTCATATGTAGGTCGCATAACGAACGCCCTGAGCGGCTCGAACGCCCTTGACGCGCCTATTGGTCTGAGCCAAGCTCCCCCCTACTGGTCTACACCATTGGTCCAGTCCCGGCCCCACGGGCGGTGCGCGTCGTCACGCCGCGGGGACAAGGGGGGTTTGTGGCATCCCTGAGGAGGATGGCGTGAAGCGCAAACTGACAGTCGCGATCGGTATCGCGGGCATGATGGTCTCCATCGCGGCGTGCGGGGGCGGGAAGTCCGGCGGGTCGAGCACGGGGGCGGACGCCAAGGAGCTCACCGTCTGGCTGACGGTCGACGCCCAGAACAACTGGCCGGCGCTGGTGAAGGCCGCCGACGACGCGGTGCTGAAGAAGCACCCGGGCCTGAAGATCAACCACGAGTACTACGGCTGGCCGGACAAGAACACCAAGCTCGACGCCGTCCTCGCCACCGACAAGGCGCCCGACGTGGTCGAGATGGGCAACACCGAGATGCTCGGCTACATGGTCAAGGGCGCCTTCGCCCCCGTGGACGCGGCCAAGTTCGACAACTCGGCCCAGTGGCTGGACGGCCTCAAGGCCTCCGTGACATACGACGGCAAGACCTACGGCGTCCCCTACTACGCCGGCGGCCGCGTCGCCAACTGGCGCAAGGACATCGCCGCTTCGGTCGGCGTCAAGACGCCGCCGAAGACGTACCAGGAGCTCACCGCCGACCTGGACAAGATCCAGAAGAAGGAGGGCAGCGGGTTCAGCGCCTGGTACCAGCCCACGCGCGACTGGTACGCGGCCATGTCCTTCGTCTACGACGCCGGCGGCTCCATCGCCAAGCAGGAGGGCGGCCAGTGGAAGGCCAACCTCTCCTCGCCCGAGTCCCTCAAGGGCCTCAGCGAGTTCAAGACGGTCATCGACAAGTACATGCACGGCGACAAGACCAAGGACGAATCCGACCGGTACATCGTCTACGGCCAGGGCAAGTCCGCCATGATCTTCGGCGCCGCCTGGGAGGGCGCGGCCGCGGCCGACCCGAAGGCCGACAAGACCGGCGGCAAGCTGAAGACCAGCCTCGAGAACTTCGTGATGCCCGGTCCCTCCGGCAAGAACATGCCCGTCTTCCTGGGCGGTTCCGACCTGGCGATCCCGGTGAAGTCCAAGGCGCAGGCACTGGCCGCCGAGTGGATCAACGCGTTCACCGGATCGCAGGGCCAGAAGGGCCTCATCGCCAAGGGCAACCTGCCCAACGACAAGACCGACCTCGCGACCCTGAAGAACGACCCGGCGACGGCGGTACCGGCCACCGCTGCC of Streptomyces cynarae contains these proteins:
- a CDS encoding ribonucleoside-diphosphate reductase subunit alpha, producing the protein MTIAPVDPASATGLESDGPGAALLRTLTELTADLPDADPGRVAAAALRGRSARADEAELRELATEAAAGLISEDPAYSKLAARLLTIGIRAEAASQGVTSFTESIAVGHREGLIADRTATFVRLHADRLDALVDERADDRFGYFGLRTLHSRYLLRHPITRKVVETPQHFMLRVACGLAEDTAFDPQAGGRAVDDVAALYGLMSRLDYLPSSPTLFNSGTRHPQMSSCYLLDSPKDELDSLYERYHQVARLSKHAGGIGIAFSRIRSRGSLIRGTNGHSNGIVPFLKTLDASVAAVNQGGRRKGAAAVYLETWHSDIEEFLELRDNTGEDARRTHNLNLAHWIPDEFMRRVDADEQWSLFSPSDVPELVDLWGEEFDAAYRRAEAAGLAKKTIPARDLYGRMMRTLAQTGNGWMTFKDAANRTANQTAEPGHVIHSSNLCTEILEVTDDGETAVCNLGSVNLGAFVDTATGDIDWERLDETVRTAVTFLDRVVDINFYPTGQAGRSNAKWRPVGLGAMGLQDVFFKLRLPFDSPEARQLSTRIAERIMLAAYEASTDLAERNGPLPAWEKTRTARGVLHPDHYGVEFTWPERWAALRERIATTGMRNSLLLAIAPTATIASIAGVYECIEPQVSNLFKRETLSGEFLQVNSYLVNDLKELGVWDARTREALRESSGSVQDFAWIPADVRALYRTAWEIPQRGLIDMAAARTPFLDQAQSLNLFMETPTIGKLSSMYAYAWKRGLKTTYYLRSRPATRIARAAQGQAQTQKPIPVQQVADPDAVACSLENPESCEACQ
- a CDS encoding GNAT family N-acetyltransferase — its product is MDLTIRQATPDEYDTLGEITAQAYLRDGLLDFGESDAYLDELKDVAGRAAAAEVLAAVADGHVLGGVTFVPTGGPMADIAGPGEAEIRMLAVAHAARGRGAGEALVRACVDRARATDGCVRVVLSTQRTMRTAHRIYERLGFVRTPERDWNPLPQLDDITLLTYELTL
- the mctP gene encoding monocarboxylate uptake permease MctP — translated: MKDGVNGVALGVFVFFFLAVTVMGFLAARWRRADNEHSLDEWGLGGRSFGTWVTWFLLGGDLYTAYTFVAVPAAIYAAGASGFFAVPYTILVYPLIFTFLPRLWSVSHRHGYVTTSDFVRGRFGSKGLSLAVALTGILATMPYIALQLVGIQAVLDVMGVGGGENTNWFVKDLPLLIAFGVLAAYTYSSGLRAPALIAFVKDALIYIVIAVAIIYIPIKLGGFDDVFAKAGHAFAQANPKTGKPRGALVPAEATQWTYATLALGSALALFMYPHSVTATLSSRSREVIRRNTTILPLYSLMLGLLALLGFMAIAAGVKVQNGQLAIPQLFENMFPDWFAGVAFAAIGIGALVPAAIMSIAAANLFTRNIYKDFIKPNATAAEETRVSKIVSLLVKVGALVFVLTMDKTVAINFQLLGGIWILQTFPALVGGLFTRWFHRWALLAGWAVGMVYGTLAAYGVASPTQPHFGGSAKEIPGIGEIGYIGLTAFVMNVVVTVVLTFVLKALKAPEGIDETKPEDYTADAGDPGVQVELPPATAGTSH
- a CDS encoding DUF3311 domain-containing protein, whose amino-acid sequence is MSDQPDAAKAAVVTPVRVVIALCLVAPFVAMLWVGSYAKTDPAFIGIPFFYWYQMLWVLISTALTMLAYKLWQRDQRARAGQKGGASQ
- a CDS encoding GntR family transcriptional regulator gives rise to the protein MSTDVSSAESEGGTTVRTARVPKYYRLKKHLLDMTETLAPGTPVPPERTLAAEFDTSRTTVRQALQELVVEGRLERIQGKGTFVAKPKVSQALQLTSYTEDMRAQGLEPTSQLLDIGYITADDTLAGLLDISPGGRVLRIERLRLASGEPMAIETTHLSAKRFPALRRSLVKYTSLYTALAEVYDVHLAEAEETIETSLATPREAGLLGTDVGLPMLMLSRHSLDREGKPVEWVRSVYRGDRYKFVARLKRPAE
- a CDS encoding extracellular solute-binding protein, yielding MKRKLTVAIGIAGMMVSIAACGGGKSGGSSTGADAKELTVWLTVDAQNNWPALVKAADDAVLKKHPGLKINHEYYGWPDKNTKLDAVLATDKAPDVVEMGNTEMLGYMVKGAFAPVDAAKFDNSAQWLDGLKASVTYDGKTYGVPYYAGGRVANWRKDIAASVGVKTPPKTYQELTADLDKIQKKEGSGFSAWYQPTRDWYAAMSFVYDAGGSIAKQEGGQWKANLSSPESLKGLSEFKTVIDKYMHGDKTKDESDRYIVYGQGKSAMIFGAAWEGAAAADPKADKTGGKLKTSLENFVMPGPSGKNMPVFLGGSDLAIPVKSKAQALAAEWINAFTGSQGQKGLIAKGNLPNDKTDLATLKNDPATAVPATAAESNWFVPMAPGWGQVEKAQVLQTMLQDIGTGKKSVEAAAKDADAAIDKVINTK